atTTAGTGGCAGCACGCGGGAGCTTCGTCGAGGCACATGGGGTCCTCATGGCAACGCGCCAGCTTCTCTCTcgtcgtggcacgcgggctccagggcgcatgtgggctctgtagttgtggtgcatgggttccaGAAAAGGTGGGCTCTGTactttgcagcacacgggctctctcgttgaggcgcccaagctcagtagttgtggcgtgcaggctttgttgccccgcggcatgtgggctctcagttccctgaccagggatcgaacccgcgtcccctgcactgggaggcggattctctaccactggaccgccacggaggcccccttccactcaattttgttgTCAGCCTCAAAGCTCTGAAAAATACGTCTATtcattcaaaaaagaaagaaaaaacacaaatcagGAAGGATGCTGATGGTTCTTCCATGATAACGACTGAAAATCTTCTGTTACGTACAGGAGGGGAGGGCGTTAAAGTGATCTGGGTGTCCAATACGTCAGGTCGCTGGGGCCTTTGATTAGAATGCGTGCTCCGCCgggacagggattttttttttttaagggctttattgagatataactcccACACTCCACAACAATGCCCATGTAAAATGTACAACTTGGGGGCTTCGGGTGCTGTCGCAGAGTTGTGTGATCGTCAGCACGACCACTTCCAGAACTTTCCATCACCCCGAAAAGAGGCaccgcaccccccaccccgccggtGACCCATCCCCTGGGCGGCCACTCCCCCCCTCCCCGTCTCTGAGATTTGCCTCTGAGGGTGGGAGTTGTTTCCTGTGCCCTCGGATGTGTCCCCAGAACCTGCAACCCTGGTGGGAACCCCCCGGCGGGCAGGTGCTCCATAGTTAAATTTAACTAatctggcttttcttttcttttcctttttctttcttttttttttttagccaccctgcctggcttgtgggaccttagttccccgaccaggatcaAACCCCGGGCCCACGGCGGCCGAAAGCacgagtcttaaccaccggaccgccagcgAATTCCCTTAACTAATCTGTTTTTGTTTGAATCCGTCAAGACTGGCTTCTGCTCAGAAGGCCTCTTTCTCCTGCACCCACTGTCCCATCAGGACCCTTCAGAGTTACCTCCACTAGAGCAGCTAACACCCCGCTTTGTAATTGCCTGCGTCCTCGACACCCTCCAGACCCCTCCCAGATCCCTCCCCGGCCAGGACAGAGTCTATCTGCCCCTCTGTGCCTCACCTCAGGCCCCAGGAAATGCGTGCCGCGTTTGAACGGAAACAAGAACGGCCAGCATCCTAGACACACACGtgtccccagctcctggcccGCAGACACACAGCCCAGCCGAGAGGCCCCGGGGTGTGAAGCGTGGAGCCCAACCGTCCCCGCGTGAGGCCCGACCCCGCCGTTGACCCCCAGCGGGACACCGGGCAAGAGACTGAATCTCGGCGAGCCTCCCTTTCCGCAACTCTGACACGGAGCTAATAATAGGATCTACCTCTCCCCGCTGCAGCGAGGATTAGCACAGGGGCTGGTGATACGCAGAGTTCGGTTAAGCACCGGCTATAATTATCGCTAAGCACGCGGGATTTATGGAGTCAGGACACACGGCCTTCGCTCGGCCATCGGTCCACCTCCTCCCCCTATATGCGCGCTTCCCAAGGAGAGGGAGCGAGAAGCCAGGTGCCCCTGGGAGCTGTGAGTCCTTCCTTGTGGCTGGGGTGTCAGGTGAGACGGGGCGGGGCAGCAGGTAAGATGGGGCCGGCACCAGGCCAGGCCGGGCGGCTTGGGTTCCTCCCCAAAGGCAACGAGCGGGGAGCAGGGGACGCTATGGAGAAGCTGAGGGACAAAGGGTATCTCTGAGTGCTAGGAAGGTGCCTTGGGGGGGCCGGGGTGATGGGGGCTCACTCTGGGGGGAGGAACTGGAGTCGGGCAGGAAGCGGGGGTGATGGTCCACACGGGAGAAGACACAGCCAGGCCCTTGGCCTGCAGCCCAGTGGGCATGGAGAATGCCCTGATTCCGAGCCCACTGCCTCTAGATTTCTAGAGAGATCTGGCAGGGACTGAAAACCTGCATGCCGTCTGCTAAATCCTGGGTTTCCATTTTTACAAAAGTGAAAGAGACACAAGCTGAAAGTCACTTTGATAGTTTGTTCTCGTTCACTCAATGCAGTATACTCTCTTTATTGGCATCACTCAATACAGTTTATTCTCCGTGTTCACGGCAGTGACGGCCTATAACGGCACGGTGAACACTGAGTAACGGACCGAGAGCCACTGCCCCGGGGGGGaagacgggcttagttgcctgcCAGACTTTGGTCAcaattttcttgttgttgttcacTGATttatacataaccttgttttacgTGGATCTCAGCTTGAAGGCACCTTGTCTGATGCATATTGTTGACTCACTGACgttaaacccacagccaacagtgTTGTAGCACATGCCCAGAGGAAGCTTATCTAAACTGCATTTTCTCCGTAAGCGCCATCCCAGCCCCTTTATGCTTCGGACGCCAGACAGCACTTGGGCTTTATGCTTGGGGAGGCGTTCGAAAGTGTAAAATCACCAAGAAATAGCGCAATACTGCAAAAAAGACACTCGTTTACAGGATGCAAGTTCGCTCAACCTTAGCTGGGAACGCGTGTCAGAGACAGACTCCCGTTGCCGGCTTCTCTGCACACGCCCGCGAAAGCGCTGTGCTCTAGATTCAGGGCTCGCAGGAGCAGTTTTAGTGGGTAGGCGAATTCTCAAACATGGAATCCGCCAATGATGAGCTCGACTGTATATCCAAAACATTATCATGTCATCATGTAATGAATATAAACATCATCAACGGGTAGTTTACATTCTCTTTTTCgtgctaagtctttgaaatccggGGTCCATTTTGTACTCACGGTACATCTCAGTTTGGACAAGCCACGTTTCAAGTGTCAAAGAGCCCCACACCGCGAGTGGCTTTCATATCAGACAGTGCAAGTCTCTATAGAGCTTTCTTCAGACTCTCCAAGAGACCTGTGGactcaaaactaaaaataaaaaggcgATGTCAGATACAGCCACCTTGGAGATGCCACGTGGCAATATCTAAGAATTTAGCCGCGCATTTTTCCTTccacccaggaattccactttgAGGCCGGGGCCCCGTGAAGTGTACCCCTCAGCCCAAGGCAACACGTATAAGAATATTCTTTGCACCCCTGCTCGTAAGAGCACGCTAGTGGCgaaaaataaaatgtccatgCTGGGAAGAATGCACCCATAAAACACAGTATGTCCATAGACTAGACTATTCGACATCTTTGCAAAAGAGCGAGCCTGAGCTCCGTGTAACAACACGAGGAAACTCACACACAGCGGTGAGCTGGTGAGGACAAAAGCAAGCTCGGGAAGGTCAGAGACGTGATGCTATTTATACAACATTTAAAAAcaggcgagggcttccctggtggcgcagtggttgagagtccgcctgccgatgcgggggacacgggttcgtgccccggtccgggaagatcccacgtgccgtgctgggcccgtgagccgtggccgctgagcctgcgcgtccggagcctgtgctccgcaacgggagaggccgcgacggtgagaggcccgcataccgcaaaaaaaaaaaaaaataaataaaataaataaataaaaaaataaaaacaggcgaGGCGATACTCTGTGGCAGTTACGGATTCAAACGCGCGTAGCAGAAGTATTTTTTTGTAAACACGAAAAACGACGAACACCTCCTTTAAGGATGGTGGTTACTTccgggagggaagggaaggatttGGAGACGGGTAAGTACACAGAGGGTTCCAGTTACATTTGAAAAGTTGTGTTTCTTCCGCTGGGCAGTGGTGGACATGGAGCTGTTTACTGTGGTTATCTGGGATATTCTGCGTGTGTGTGCCTGAAACATTCTTTTGCACGAGGAGTTATAGCAAGGGTTTGTACTGCTGTGTTGACCTgctcagacagacagacagtgaGGGGTCATATGCGGCCTGCATGTGCCTTGAAAAAATACTAGAGCCACTCTGACAGGTAGATGGTGAGGATTCCGTGAGATTCCTGCACGGGCGAGTAAAGCCCCCAGCACAGTATCTGGCCTGTTGTAACTGCCATCATCGTTATTTGTTGAGAGCCATGATATCACCAAGCAATCGCTCTGTTCTAGGTGCTATGTCTAGTGTTTGCATGCACTATTTTGTTTAACAGCTTTTATTCAGTGTCTGTAGGAACAAAGCCCCCTGCCCGGGGGCGACAGAGAGAAAACAGCATGACCCCCGTGAACATAGAGGGGAGGGCAGCCCAGGCTTCATGACGCCCCCGATAACTGCTCATGGCCAAGATTCGCCCTACTACTTCGTAATCTTATTCTTTCCGGACAAGACGCATCAATTTAATGTTAcgggtggttttttttctttttctttttctctcttttttttggctcAAGGATATGGGGGTGGGCAGGTAAGTAATCAACTGagcatcattttttctttttttttttttgtggcggggggtggggggggatgccatgtggcctgtgggatcctagttccccgaccagggattgaaccctgggccctcggcagggaaagcgcagagtcctgaccactggaccgccagggaattccccaactGCACGACATTTGAAGTGCAGTTAATGCTTGATGTGatctttcagtaaatattttatttggaaaaatatataaagtatataaataatatataagatatataccagacatcatatatatatgatagtccatagtatatataattatatataagatcatgtatATTGCATTTGTGATTGTATCAGGTccgatcattatgtattgtcagTGTATAATGTGTTACAAACTTTAAATGTCTCTTTGACGATAATGCTGTGGGTACAACCAGCAATTGCTCCCATTTcatgaggaggaaactgaggcacggaggcAGCTGGACACTCGGCCAGGGGGACAGAGGCAGCAGACGGTCACAGGAGGAGTCCTTGGGAGCTGGAGAGCAGCAGACACGGGGCTGCGGGGCGGCAGGAGGCCCAGCCCAGCTTTAACAGGGTGTGTGCgccctggggcctgggctgggcctccccccgccccccacccccgcaccatCACACCCTGCCTCTCCCGGTCACTCTGGGTGACCCCACACGGAAGTGTGGCTAAATGGGGAGGTGTAAAGCTCCCCGGATCATCCGTGAGCCtcctggggggctggggagggccagAGGCCTGCAGCGGCCCCTCTCACCCTCCCGCTGGGGGACCCAGGTGGCCAGCTCTGCAGCCTGACCTTTCGGCTCCAGCCCAGCAGCTGTCCTGCAGGCCCCGCAGCTCCCCAGGGGAGGGACTCAGCTCCAGCCCGAGTGGGGTGGGGGCGTGGTCGAGGGCAGCCTGGGGTCCCCGGACGTCTCTCTGGCTGCTGACCAATGTCTCTGTTTCCCCAGGGCTCAGTCTCCCCAGCAGTAAACTGGAAACCACCATCCTACTCGTCCAAGCCTTGTCGGGAGGGCTCCACAAAGgcttgaatgaattttaaaaagttagaaaataaagagCCAGGGCCTGACACCTTATAAGCATTGAATGAAGGGTCAtcattgcattatttcattttagttttgaacAGGTAACATGCTGTGGGGGAAATTCAAATAATACGAAAGGCAGAGTGATCAAAAGttcctccaggggcttccctggtagcacagtggttaagaatccacctgctgatgcaggggacatggatttgagccccggtccgggaagatcccacatgccgcggagcaactaagcccgtgcgccacagctactgagccggcACTCtggagcttgcgagccacaactactgagcccacatgccacaactgctgaagcccgcgcacctagagcccgagctccgcaacaagagaagccaccgcaacgagaagccctcgcaccgcaacgaagagtagcccccgctcgccacaactagagaaagcccgcgcgcagcaacgaacacccaatgcggctaaaaataaataaataaataaatttattttttttaaaaaaagaatcactatgctgtatacctgaaactaacacaatattgtaagccaactgtacttcaaaataaaaaaaaaaagttcctccaAAGTCACATGTTGACATCGATTACTGACTCAACTAAAGCGGCAATAGAAAATTGGGAGAAGAAGAATACAGACTGAGTATTAGCTTATTTTAAGGAATTaccggggcttctctggtggcgcagtggttaagagtccacctgccaatgcaggggacacgggctcgagccctggtccgggaagatcccacgtgccgtggggcagctgggcccgtgcgccacaactactgagcccgcgcgccacaactaaaaaaaaaaaggaattaccgTTAGTGCTGTTCGATGTGATTGATAAAAGTTTTGCAGTTGAGCTGGAAATTTTCCTTCGTTTGACGGAAACGTAAACCTGAGCATTGGGGCAGAATTTATCACGACGTCTGTAGTTTATTTAGTCACTTTTAGCTTTTCATGAGGGAAAATTTCTAGCAGAACCAAAAGTAAAGAGTAAAGGAACCGCCTTGTGCACAGCAACACATGTGCTGTTGACTCAAGATCCCTACCCTCACTTGGGCCGTGTTTTTTTATCCGCTGGAGTATTTGAAACCCAACCCCAGGCATTGTATCATTTCGCCCCAGATGATTTCCGTAGGCtgcaatttactttaaaatactccaTCCCcacaaaagagaagagagagagagagagtatggcAAAGAGTAACGTTTGTGGAGTCTGGTCAATGGAGTGGAGGGTGTTCCCTGCGGCTTTCCTTTTGCACTGTTCTGTGCTTGCAACTTTCCACAAACCTCGAAAAGCCAAGGAACAAAGGAAGTTCTGCCTCTGCACCACAGCCCCCACcaccccctccagccctgcccaggtTCCCAGGGCCAACACAGAAGCCGGTTTCCTGGGGATCCTTCCAGAGGCCCAGAGACCTTTCTAGCTGCGTCTTTATTAATAGCAGGTCGTAGTAGTAGTTGAAACCAGGGGCAGGCGTCCTGGCTGAGTCACACAGGCCTGTCCCGGGTCACCCCACACCTCCTCCCCTCTGACCCCATGCAAGCCGATTGCCTTTGGGGTGGCTGAGAGGATGCGGGATAAAGGCCCCAGCGCAGAGCTGGGCTCAGAGCCTTGCTGAGTACATGAAAGAAGACTTCCCCCCCCTACCCCCGCAGTCTCTCTCGGCTCTTAAGAGCTCCCGGGTCTgacgggggagggctgggggcggggactCTTGCTATTAGGGGGCTTTGGGAGTGGTCTCCCTGGTCCCCAGAGGCCCACGGAGGCAGGAGGGTGCACAGACCCCTGGGTCTCCCAGCCCAGGTAAGGTGTACGAAGGGGCTGGGctcccctttctcttctgccCTCAGGCCCAGCCCCTGGGGGTTCATAATATGCTTTGTCCCCTCTGTCCTGGGACCAGAGCCCAGAGTCCAAGCTGCTCTAAGTTTGGAAGggggagggcggggtgggggggtgacagGATGTCTCTGGGCTGTCACACACACCGCTGTCCCGGGCCCAGAGAAAGGGAGGGACAAAAGGCTTGCAGTGAGTCAGAAACAAAGACGGGAGGGAGACGGAGAGACACCGGGGAGAGCAGGCCAGAGTGGGGGGACAGAGTGCGGACATcctgaaagacagacagacagacagcggCCACAGTGGGAGGGGTGTGGGGACAGGAGCGGGCGGCCGGGGACCGACAGACAGGCGGGGAGACCCACCCCGAGACCCGGGAGCTAGCACAGGGGCAAGACAGGGAcagggaggtgtggagagaggGGACCACACAGGCAGGGAAGCCTCTGGACTCGGACGCGGAGGGGCACGGAGGCAGGCCCTTCACATGAGCTCCAGGCCTTGGCTCTGCTCAGGGGTGCCGCGGAGCTCAGTGGGCGCGCTGCTTTTGGGGGGCCCAGACCAGGGGCGCTTGCCCGAGGGCCAGCTGACGCCAGGTCACCCTGAGATGGAGCTCAGGCACCCCGAGAACCAGGAGGATGGGGGCCCGGaggtgagagacagagacagagagagacagagagagatgcagGAGATGGAGAGGGCCAGGGGgcagacacagagagaagcacAGAGGGAAACATCGAAGACCCACAAGAACGGAAACCGAGGACACACAGCAAGGCCAAGACCCCCAGGGGAAATGCACTCAGAAACAAAGAACAGGAAGCCCAGGAAGAGAGGAGGATGGAGAAAGAGAGGCGTAGAGCCAGGGGTGGTGTGGGCTGAGGCGGCCCCCAGTGGGGCTGGGGCTTTTGGTGGCCCCCACAGGTGGCAGTGGGCAGGGTCGCGGAGACAATCACCCATAACCCCGCCAGGACACAAAAACAGGTGGCCTGAGGGCGGGTGAGTCATTGTGACTCACTGTCCTCTCTGGGGACCAACCCCCCACCTCAGCCCTGGGCTGGGCCTCCAGGCCCCCCTGCTGCTctaggcgggggagggggcggccagactcaccccctccccacctctgtccCTCTCCTGCAGGAGGACACAGCCACGGCCCTCCAGAGGCTCGTGGAGCTGACGGCCACCAGGGTGACCCCAGTGAGGAATCTGCGTGTCCAGTATCACCTCATCCGAAAGCTTGGCTCCGGCTCCTACGGCCACGTGCTCCTTGCCCGGCCTCGCCAAGGGGGTGAGTTTGGCCAGCAAACGGCACAGTCCTTGATGTCCCCCAGGTTTCCCCCTCCGAAACCACTGAGACAGGGAGTAGCCTTGCGGAGAGCTGATGAGGACCCTTCCTGATGGGGCTCCAGAAAGTTAAGAGCTCTGTGGTCTTCCAAAAAATGGAGCTCACCCAGAGAGGGTGagagacttgcctgaggtcacacagcaaggcgGGAGCACAACTTGGACTGAAATTCAAGTCGCCACGTCCCCTACTTTATgcgagaggaaactgaggttcagagagggcaaGGCAGTTGTGCAAGACCACACAGCAATCTGAGGCAGAGCAGAAAGACTCCTCAGGGAAGGTAACCCTTCAACCCCCACTTCACAGCTGGGGAAAgtcgaggcacagagaggtcagacACTATGCCCTGGCCCTCTTGTTTTACGCGTTAAGAcgtctgaggctcagagaggttgagtggctCGCCTAAGGCCCCACAGCAAGATCAGAGCGCCCTgagctccctcctgcccccacctccccagcaggTCCggctgtggctctgaagctcctaCCTCGGGACTCGGTCCTGAGAGCCACCTTCCTGAGAGAGTTCTGCGTGGGCCGCTGTGTCTCCTCACATCCAGGCCTGCTCCAGACCCTGGCAGGACCCCTGGAGAGCCCCCGACACTTCGCCTTCGCCCAGGAGTACGCGCCCTGTGGCGATCTCAGCGGGATGCTGCAGGAACGGGTGAGGCGGGCAGGCAAGGGGCAGAGGTTAGGGCTGCTTTTACCAGGTCTGACTTTGTCCCTCCCCCAATCCTGTCTCCAAGCCTGACCCCCACATCTTAACTCCGCCCTAAGCCCCCAAACCACCTCCTTATTTCTAACTCTCAGTGCAGTTCCATGACTAACCCCACCCCTAATCCGTCCAGGGCAGGGAGCCGGGATGGGGGCTGAGGATGGATCAGGTCTCATgagggggaagggatggagaCAGAGATATGGGATTTTCATTGGCTTTGGCATTGGGAATGGGTGTGGGTGGAGTCGGATGGGTTGATTTTAGGGTTGATGATCGATCGGTCACGGGTGTGGAGAAGAGCATGGATGGAGCTGCAGGGTGAAGCAGAGATGTTTGGGGATGTGTATGTAGATTGAGTTGGAGAAGGGCTGTAATGAAGTTCTCTCCAGAAAGACCAGGTCAGGACTGAATCCATGATATTCTGGGGGTACTTGAGCTTGAAGGTAGTGTGGGGCCATCTTTAGGAATAGACTTTGGATTTGAAATAGGGTTGGGGAtaaacagaagggaaaaaagaagggaggaagagaaggagggaaagagtaggatggatggatggatggatgttggCTATTAAATAACTGGACAAATTATGGAACTGCTGACTAGCTGGTGGAATGGGTAGTGAGTGGAACCCCTGCTGTATAGTCCGTTGGATGGATGGCTGCTGTGATGGATGGATTGCTGTCTTGGCGCCTGGCTAGCTGGATGGATCGATCTATCAATCGACTGATGAAATGAACTGTGGGACTTCAGAACTGGGTCTCAATTAGAGATGGGACCTAAATTAGTACGGGACTAAGATTAGGATTAAGCGTGGGATTTGGGTTTTCACTGGAGATCTTGGTGGTCAGTTTAGAGGAGATAAGAAATACGAGTGTTAGGAGAAAGTCTGATGGAAGTTTAAAAAGTTCTGGTTAGATGTGCGGTTCCAGTGAGGAAAACATCTGGGAGTGGGTCTACaggggtacagatgtggggaCAGCTTGTGGTTGAGGATGATACGGAGAAGCTGTTGGGGGGGGTGTTCTGGGGACACTAGAGGTAGCCACTGGTCTGGGGATTTGGATTCTTGAACCCCAAGAAgcaacataaagaaggaaccaaggCAGCCTGACCTTCATCCTCTCTCTTTGACCCCAGGgcctcccagagatgcaggtgAAGCGGGTGGTGGCCCAGCTAGCTGGAGCCCTGGACTTCCTCCACGGCCGGGGGCTGGTCCACGCGGACGTCAAGCCAGACAACGTGCTGGTCTTTGACCCTGTGTGCAGCCGTGTGGCCCTGGGTGACCTGGGTCTGACCCGGCCTGAGGGAAGTCCAACCTCTGCCCCGCCAGGGCCACTGCCCTCAGCCCCGCCCGAGCTCTGCCTCCTGCTGCCCCCGGATACCCTGCCCCTGCGACCTGCAATGGactcctgggggctgggggtgcttCTCTTCTGTGCGGCCATTGCCTGTTTCCCTTGGGGCGTGGCGCTAGCCCCTGACCCTGACTTCGAGGCCTTTGCCGGCTGGATGACCACCAGGCCGCAGCCACTTCACCCACCGCCCCCGTGGGACCAGTTTGCGTCCCCGGCTCTGGCACTGCTCCAGGGGCTTCTGGACCTGGATCACGAGACTAGGAGCCCCCCACTGGCTGTCCTGGACTTCCTGGGGGATGATTGGGGGTTAAAGGAGAACAAAGAGAGACCTGGGGGCTTGGGGAGTATGTCCAGTgaagatggggaggaggaggaagagggggaagcaAGCCTGGAAGAGTggtcagaggaggaggagagggacgACACAGACGCCGGGAGGGGGGGACAGACGGGGGGAGCCCTGACCAGGTGACTGGGACAGGCGCCCGGGGCTTGGGCCAAaggcccctcccccggcccccgtGGCCACCTGGATGGAGAGACAGCTGCTCCCGGGAGGACGGAGATGGAACACATTGCATCTCTCCAACTGAAGGCTGGACTTGTATGCACAATTCCCCTCCCGACTGAGGTCCCGGGAGTCCGGAACCCCCAGGGACTcgcccctcagacccaggggtccgggcctccagcccctcccccctcagacccaggagtccgggcccccggcccctcctccctcagacccaggggccCCGGTCCCTCCgccctcagacccaggggtccaggctcccggcccctcctccctcagacccaggtgtccgggcccccggcccctcccccctcagacccaggggtccaggCCCCCAactcctcccccctcagacccaggagtccaggcccccggcccctcccccctcagacccggGAGTCtggacccccagcccctcctccctcagacccaggagtccaggcccccggcccctcccccctcagacccaggagtccagaccccccggcccctcccccctcagacccaggagtccagacccctcctccctcaaggacccttcctctcccttctgtcGTGAACGTGTCTTCTTGAAGGAAGGTGCTGTTTCCCTGCAGATGCATTTCTGCATGGTGGGGACATGTTGGGTGCTTATGGACTTGTGATGTGGTCACTCCTCTCCTTTAAGACCTTAGGTGACTCCCGCTGGCCTTGCCACCAAATCTCAGCTTTCCATATCCAACACCATGGAAACCTCGCCTTCCATCCCTCCCACTTCCCTGGGCTCTAGGGGACATGAAGGGAGGCACTCATCCTTTCTGGACCTAAATCGGCACAcagacaggcacacacacaccctctcttgCCTACAGACGTTTGGAAACCCTGCGTTCTCCCCCGAGAATGCCTTCTTCCCAACTCCAGGCCTCCAGAGAGTAGACCCCACCCCGGGGGCCTCTCCGGCTCCTCCGAAACTTGTAGCCCAGCGACCTGCGCCTCCACCTTTTCCATCTCCCCTCGCAGGCTGCCCGGGATGGACTTGGCCTTGTTCACCTGACATCCTTTCAGGTTCTGCTCTCACGCGGCGAGCCTCTCGCACCAGCTCCCGGAGAGCATAAGCACCGTGGCGGGTGCTGGTCCCGTCCACGCTGAGGGCCATGGGTTTGCAGGGGTCTCGTGTTCACCCGGCCGGCCTGATGCCGCCCCCATCCCCGCACACAGACCGCTGACTTGCGAAGCTTCCCGCCTGCAGGGCGGGGACCGCGTGGATCCGAGGGCGCACCCCCCGCACCCAGCACAGTCGTGGGAACCGGCTTCTTTCCAGGGAATCTGTCCTACGTGCTATATCTAGATTTAAAAACGTGAGTTCACTCCATACGGCGGGGTGTCCTGGATTGGACCCCGGGGCAGGTAAAGGTTGTTGGTGGACATGAGAAGCGTCTAGCATTTGACTGACGGTTACTGTCTTCACGTGGGCAAATGCACCGATGGCTCTCGCTGAGGGGTTCACCCGGCAGGGAGCCAGGCGAGGCGACGTGGCGGGAGCTCCGAGCAGCTGTCCTGTACGTCTAAAAACGATCCTGAAATAAAAAGTGAATTCACCTTGATCATCTCGCTCTAAACCTGAGGGGGTGGGTGCAACCCTCCAGGACCCCGCCCCTGCCTCCTCCCTCAGCCCTGGGAgtccctgcccgccccccccaacTTTGAAGTCTACAGACTCATAACTGGgactcccctcccttctccccccccCCTCAGGGCCTGCACTTCCCAGTTGCTGCACCACCTGCTCCCCCTCTGCGCCGAGTCTGAGGTCATTTCTCACTGCATCGTTCTGGAATCTTGTTGTCTCATCCTTTCCCCACACAGGACCCCACGTCTCCTCCCCCGGACGCCCCTTACCAAACACTTGTGTTGG
Above is a genomic segment from Kogia breviceps isolate mKogBre1 chromosome 18, mKogBre1 haplotype 1, whole genome shotgun sequence containing:
- the SBK3 gene encoding uncharacterized serine/threonine-protein kinase SBK3, which codes for MSSRPWLCSGVPRSSVGALLLGGPDQGRLPEGQLTPGHPEMELRHPENQEDGGPEEDTATALQRLVELTATRVTPVRNLRVQYHLIRKLGSGSYGHVLLARPRQGGPAVALKLLPRDSVLRATFLREFCVGRCVSSHPGLLQTLAGPLESPRHFAFAQEYAPCGDLSGMLQERGLPEMQVKRVVAQLAGALDFLHGRGLVHADVKPDNVLVFDPVCSRVALGDLGLTRPEGSPTSAPPGPLPSAPPELCLLLPPDTLPLRPAMDSWGLGVLLFCAAIACFPWGVALAPDPDFEAFAGWMTTRPQPLHPPPPWDQFASPALALLQGLLDLDHETRSPPLAVLDFLGDDWGLKENKERPGGLGSMSSEDGEEEEEGEASLEEWSEEEERDDTDAGRGGQTGGALTR